A window of the Natronospira proteinivora genome harbors these coding sequences:
- the kynU gene encoding kynureninase, which translates to MNTTTFSLDNARALDQADPLSQWRDEFHIPPAPDGGDSLYFTGNSLGLQPRRVARYLQEELDDWARLGVQGHTEARRPWMPYHENFTELNAALVGAKPHEVVQMNSLTVNLHLMMVSFYRPTAERPAILIEKPAFPSDRHAAASQIRFHGFDPDRDLIEITPREGEAHIRPDDLMNLIKAEGHRIALVLLPGVQYYSGQVFDMATITEAAQAKGAKVGFDLAHAAGNIPLHLHDWGVDFAAWCSYKYLNGGPGAIAGCFVHERHARNESLPRFAGWWGHDKSSRFKMGPEFHPIPGAEGWQLSNPPILSMTPVLASLEIFHEVGMNALREKSLKLSDTLWAWLEERLPERVDVITPREDKQRGCQLSLRLKQGNGREVFEELERNGVICDWREPDVIRVAPVPLYNRFEDLYHFVERLEAAIKG; encoded by the coding sequence ATGAATACGACAACCTTCTCTCTCGACAATGCCCGTGCCCTGGACCAGGCCGATCCTTTGAGCCAATGGCGGGATGAATTTCATATTCCGCCGGCACCCGATGGCGGGGACAGTCTCTACTTCACGGGTAACTCCCTGGGGCTGCAACCACGGCGAGTGGCCCGCTATCTCCAGGAGGAGCTGGACGACTGGGCACGGCTGGGGGTGCAGGGGCATACCGAGGCACGCCGGCCCTGGATGCCTTACCACGAGAACTTCACCGAGCTGAATGCGGCCTTGGTGGGGGCCAAGCCCCATGAAGTGGTGCAGATGAACAGCTTGACGGTGAACCTGCACCTGATGATGGTGAGCTTCTACCGGCCCACGGCCGAACGCCCCGCCATTCTGATTGAAAAGCCGGCCTTCCCCTCCGATCGCCATGCCGCGGCTTCCCAGATCCGCTTCCATGGTTTTGATCCGGACAGGGATCTGATCGAAATCACGCCCCGGGAAGGCGAGGCCCACATTCGTCCCGACGATCTGATGAATCTCATCAAGGCCGAGGGCCATCGCATTGCCCTGGTACTACTACCGGGGGTCCAGTACTACAGTGGCCAGGTCTTCGACATGGCCACCATCACGGAAGCCGCCCAGGCCAAAGGCGCCAAGGTGGGTTTCGATCTGGCCCATGCCGCCGGCAACATCCCCCTGCATTTGCACGATTGGGGCGTGGACTTCGCTGCCTGGTGCTCCTACAAGTATCTCAACGGCGGCCCCGGGGCCATTGCCGGCTGCTTCGTGCATGAACGCCATGCCCGCAACGAATCACTACCGCGCTTTGCCGGCTGGTGGGGGCATGACAAATCCAGCCGCTTCAAGATGGGCCCGGAATTTCACCCCATCCCCGGTGCCGAGGGCTGGCAGCTTTCCAATCCGCCTATCCTGTCCATGACACCGGTGCTGGCTTCCCTGGAAATCTTCCACGAAGTGGGCATGAATGCCCTGCGGGAGAAATCGCTGAAACTTAGCGACACCCTCTGGGCCTGGCTGGAAGAGCGCCTGCCCGAGCGGGTGGACGTGATCACACCCCGGGAAGATAAGCAGCGTGGTTGCCAACTGTCGCTGCGCCTGAAGCAAGGTAATGGTCGCGAAGTGTTCGAGGAACTGGAACGCAATGGGGTCATCTGTGATTGGCGCGAGCCGGATGTCATCCGTGTGGCCCCGGTGCCTTTATATAATCGATTCGAGGACCTGTATCACTTTGTGGAACGCCTTGAAGCGGCCATTAAGGGGTAA
- a CDS encoding FAD-dependent oxidoreductase: MSNEKIVIAGAGLAGSLLAIYLARRGYAVDVFEKRPDMRLETISAGRSINLALANRGMAGLEGAGVMERVEPLLIPMEGRMLHDEQGKLDFQAYGKRPEEVIYSISRGELNKRLMDAAEETGRVRFHFHQALESVDFNKRDVHLRDEAKNQQWTLGCDRLIATDGAGSPTRQAMKQQLDIDVSEELLGHAYKELNIPAGKDGQWQMEKGALHIWPRGGYMLIALPNLDGSFTVTLFLPYEGNPSFDALGNDPTRIQAFFHDNFEDATRLMPALVDTFLENPLGKLGTVRSPQWRVDDFALMLGDAAHAIVPFHGQGMNCAFEDCLELDRCLDEAKGDWAQAFALTEERRRPNANAIADMALENYVEMRESVRDPKFKLQKELGWALEERYPERFIPRYSMVMFHHLPYAEAQSRGCVQQEILDALTSGDVGKVADVDWNQADKLIQERLSVIRDQQTP, translated from the coding sequence ATGAGTAATGAAAAGATCGTGATTGCCGGGGCTGGCCTGGCCGGATCCTTGCTGGCAATTTATCTGGCGCGGCGGGGTTATGCCGTGGACGTATTCGAGAAGCGTCCAGATATGCGCCTGGAGACGATTTCGGCAGGGCGGTCCATCAACCTGGCCCTGGCCAACCGGGGCATGGCCGGTCTGGAAGGCGCCGGCGTCATGGAACGGGTGGAGCCACTGTTGATCCCCATGGAAGGCCGCATGTTGCATGACGAGCAGGGGAAACTGGATTTTCAGGCCTACGGCAAACGTCCCGAGGAAGTGATCTATTCCATCTCACGGGGCGAGCTCAACAAGCGATTGATGGACGCCGCCGAAGAGACCGGCCGTGTGCGCTTTCATTTCCACCAGGCCTTGGAGTCAGTGGATTTCAACAAACGAGACGTTCACCTTCGGGATGAGGCGAAAAACCAGCAATGGACGCTGGGCTGCGATCGACTGATTGCCACCGATGGCGCCGGTTCACCCACGCGTCAGGCCATGAAGCAACAGCTGGATATCGACGTGAGCGAGGAGCTACTGGGTCACGCTTACAAGGAACTGAACATACCTGCGGGTAAAGACGGGCAATGGCAAATGGAGAAAGGGGCCTTGCATATTTGGCCTCGGGGCGGCTACATGCTGATTGCCCTGCCCAACCTGGATGGTAGTTTCACCGTCACCCTATTCCTGCCTTATGAAGGAAACCCCTCCTTTGACGCATTGGGTAATGACCCGACTCGGATCCAAGCGTTTTTCCATGACAACTTCGAGGATGCGACCCGGCTCATGCCGGCGCTGGTGGACACCTTCCTGGAAAATCCCCTGGGCAAGCTGGGTACTGTGCGCAGCCCGCAATGGCGGGTGGATGACTTTGCCCTGATGCTGGGGGATGCGGCCCATGCCATCGTGCCCTTCCATGGCCAGGGAATGAACTGCGCCTTCGAGGATTGCCTGGAGCTGGACCGTTGCCTGGATGAGGCCAAGGGCGACTGGGCGCAGGCCTTTGCCTTGACCGAGGAACGGCGCCGGCCCAATGCCAATGCCATTGCCGATATGGCGCTGGAAAACTATGTGGAGATGCGGGAGTCGGTACGGGACCCCAAGTTCAAGCTGCAAAAGGAGCTCGGCTGGGCCCTGGAGGAACGGTACCCGGAGCGTTTCATCCCCCGCTATTCCATGGTGATGTTCCACCACCTCCCCTATGCCGAGGCCCAGTCACGGGGATGCGTCCAGCAGGAGATTCTGGATGCCCTCACCAGTGGCGATGTGGGCAAGGTGGCGGATGTGGATTGGAATCAGGCAGATAAATTGATTCAAGAACGGCTGTCCGTCATTCGGGATCAACAAACCCCGTAG
- the zigA gene encoding zinc metallochaperone GTPase ZigA, with amino-acid sequence MRDDRERLPVTVLSGFLGAGKTTVLNHVLNNREGRRVAVIVNDMSEVNIDADLIRDGGANLSRTDEELVEMSNGCICCTLRDDLLQEVRKLSEDGRFDYLLIESTGISEPMPVAATFEFRDEQGQSLADVAKLDTMVTVVDAANLLADYSTTEFLADRGESAGEEDERSVVDLLVEQIEFADVIVINKIDCVGDSDKNLVTALVKSLNPDAAVVYSEYGRVPLDEIMATGRFDLQRAANQPGWAKEMRGEHTPETEEYGISSFVFRSRRPFHPERLNALFHSEWEGVVRSKGYFWLATRMALVGELSMAGSALMHQAAGFWWAATPETIPDDPDVRSLIESQFQGEFGDRRQEIVLIGIHMDEQAMRRHLEACLLTGEEMALGPEGWQSFPDPFPEWRVMDEAG; translated from the coding sequence ATGCGTGACGATCGTGAGCGCCTGCCTGTGACGGTGCTTTCTGGCTTTCTGGGCGCCGGCAAGACCACGGTGCTGAACCATGTCCTCAACAACCGGGAGGGTCGACGGGTCGCGGTCATCGTGAATGATATGAGCGAGGTCAATATCGATGCTGATCTGATCCGGGATGGCGGTGCCAACCTCAGCCGGACCGACGAAGAGCTGGTGGAGATGAGCAACGGCTGCATTTGTTGCACCCTGCGTGATGATCTGCTGCAGGAAGTGCGCAAACTCTCCGAGGATGGCCGTTTTGATTACTTGCTAATCGAATCCACCGGCATTTCCGAACCCATGCCGGTGGCGGCCACCTTCGAATTTCGCGATGAGCAGGGCCAATCCCTGGCCGATGTAGCCAAGCTGGATACCATGGTCACGGTGGTGGATGCGGCCAATCTGCTGGCCGATTACAGCACCACCGAGTTCCTGGCGGACCGGGGCGAGTCGGCAGGAGAGGAAGACGAACGCTCCGTGGTGGATCTCCTGGTGGAGCAGATTGAGTTTGCCGATGTCATCGTCATTAACAAGATTGACTGCGTGGGTGATTCGGACAAGAACCTTGTAACGGCACTGGTCAAATCCCTGAACCCCGATGCGGCGGTCGTTTATAGTGAGTACGGGCGCGTACCCCTAGACGAGATTATGGCCACCGGTCGTTTCGATCTTCAGCGGGCGGCCAACCAGCCTGGCTGGGCCAAGGAAATGCGGGGAGAGCATACGCCGGAAACCGAGGAGTATGGCATCAGTAGTTTTGTCTTCCGGTCTCGCCGACCTTTCCATCCGGAGCGGCTCAATGCCTTGTTCCACAGTGAGTGGGAAGGGGTGGTCCGCAGCAAGGGTTATTTCTGGTTGGCCACCCGCATGGCGCTGGTGGGTGAGCTTTCCATGGCCGGCTCGGCACTGATGCATCAAGCGGCCGGTTTCTGGTGGGCCGCCACCCCGGAGACCATTCCAGACGACCCGGACGTTCGTTCCCTGATTGAATCCCAGTTCCAGGGTGAGTTCGGCGACCGTCGTCAGGAAATCGTACTGATCGGTATTCACATGGATGAACAGGCCATGCGTCGGCACCTGGAAGCCTGTTTGCTGACGGGTGAGGAAATGGCCCTGGGCCCGGAAGGCTGGCAATCCTTCCCTGATCCCTTCCCGGAATGGCGGGTGATGGACGAGGCTGGCTAA
- a CDS encoding transcriptional repressor, translating into MAAHAHDHEQCVREAMASAERVCAERGVRLTPIRKRVLELVWESHEAIKAYDLLDKLGDADGSAKPPTVYRALDFLLTQGLVHRIESENAYVGCRHPEHTHEFQLLICDDCRHVEEISVAGLSESLKRQAKKQGFQVNRQTVEVHGQCPNCAGQKG; encoded by the coding sequence ATGGCTGCCCACGCCCATGATCACGAACAATGCGTCCGAGAGGCCATGGCGAGTGCCGAGCGGGTTTGCGCCGAGCGCGGTGTGAGGCTCACACCCATCCGCAAGCGGGTGCTGGAGCTGGTCTGGGAAAGTCATGAGGCCATCAAGGCCTACGATCTCCTGGACAAGCTGGGCGATGCGGATGGCAGCGCCAAGCCGCCCACCGTGTATCGCGCCCTGGATTTTCTGCTTACCCAGGGGCTGGTACACCGGATCGAGAGTGAGAATGCCTACGTAGGGTGTCGTCATCCTGAACACACTCACGAGTTTCAGCTTCTGATCTGTGATGACTGCCGTCATGTGGAGGAAATTTCGGTGGCTGGACTGTCTGAATCCCTCAAGCGGCAGGCCAAGAAGCAGGGCTTTCAGGTCAATCGTCAGACGGTCGAAGTCCACGGTCAATGCCCGAATTGTGCCGGCCAAAAAGGCTGA
- a CDS encoding ABC transporter ATP-binding protein yields MPENSALANPQHPAVSLLNLQCRRGGRTLFHIREWTLPRGEHGLLRGPSGSGKTTLLHAIAGLDQAEDGLLATLGEPLPRRSARFRDRFRAHHLGLIFQDFHLLEGLRVEDNLQLAAWLGGQSRKGEASRAMLERLGLAHLARCYPHTLSQGEKQRVAIGRALINEPDLILADEPTSALDDANSHNVIELLLSEAARLGASLLVATHDNRIAAGFEHELSLNEPS; encoded by the coding sequence ATGCCCGAAAACAGTGCCCTGGCGAATCCGCAACATCCGGCTGTCTCGCTGCTGAATCTACAGTGTCGGCGCGGCGGACGGACGCTCTTCCACATCCGGGAATGGACGCTACCCCGGGGAGAACACGGCTTGCTCAGGGGGCCGTCCGGATCCGGCAAGACCACCCTGCTCCACGCCATCGCGGGGCTGGACCAGGCAGAGGACGGCCTGCTTGCGACCCTGGGCGAGCCGCTTCCGCGCCGATCCGCCCGTTTCAGGGATCGTTTCCGTGCTCATCACCTGGGACTGATTTTTCAGGACTTCCATCTCCTGGAAGGCTTACGGGTGGAGGACAATCTTCAGCTGGCCGCCTGGCTCGGCGGCCAATCCAGAAAAGGCGAGGCCAGTCGGGCCATGCTGGAACGACTGGGTTTGGCCCATCTGGCTCGCTGCTACCCCCATACCCTAAGCCAGGGCGAAAAACAGCGCGTCGCTATCGGCCGGGCCTTGATCAATGAGCCGGACCTGATCCTGGCCGATGAGCCCACCTCCGCCCTGGACGATGCCAACAGTCACAATGTGATCGAGCTGTTGCTGAGCGAGGCCGCCCGCCTCGGTGCCAGCCTGCTGGTCGCCACCCACGACAATCGCATTGCGGCGGGATTTGAGCATGAATTGTCACTGAACGAACCATCATGA
- a CDS encoding ABC transporter permease, translated as MNSFYLAARQLGRRPFQTLINTLVMGLGIAMVVLLLLGQSQLRERMSRDAAGIDLVVGPAGSPMQLILSSVYHVDVPIGNIPWQARDTIHRERAVAETIPLALGDNYRGFRIVGTEPAYADLYDAELREGRFWDDTLEAVLGAEVARQSGLSVGDRFEGQHGLGEGGPTHGDHPYRVVGILEFSGSVLDRLVLTPVESVWAVHNHDHDHEDNHDHAHEDDAGNEQQHADRTHEEKGDLTALLVRFASPMAATRLPTMIEDETPWQAARPAHQSARLFSMMGPAVDGLKLFAGLLVLASLLGVFALLYQNLRDRRYDLAVMRAMGGGPSLIFRLTLLEGLIMVLLGLAMGLLLGHLATGLLGQLTTEGRALMLTGWHWAEGETRLLLAVLGAGLVVALIPAWLAARTHVANTLRRGY; from the coding sequence ATGAACAGTTTTTATCTCGCAGCCCGACAATTGGGACGACGCCCCTTCCAGACCTTGATCAATACCCTGGTCATGGGGCTGGGGATTGCCATGGTCGTGCTGCTGTTGCTGGGCCAATCACAGCTACGCGAGCGCATGAGCCGGGATGCCGCGGGTATCGACCTGGTGGTGGGGCCGGCCGGCAGCCCCATGCAGTTGATTCTTTCCTCGGTGTATCACGTGGATGTGCCCATCGGAAACATCCCCTGGCAGGCTCGCGACACCATCCACCGGGAACGGGCCGTGGCCGAAACCATTCCCCTGGCCCTGGGCGACAACTACCGGGGCTTTCGAATTGTCGGCACGGAACCGGCTTACGCCGATCTCTACGACGCCGAACTGAGGGAGGGGCGATTCTGGGACGACACTCTGGAAGCAGTCCTGGGCGCGGAAGTGGCCCGACAGAGCGGTCTCTCCGTGGGGGATCGTTTCGAAGGCCAGCATGGACTGGGTGAGGGTGGGCCCACCCATGGCGATCACCCCTACCGGGTTGTCGGCATCCTGGAATTCAGTGGCAGCGTGCTGGACCGCCTGGTGCTAACCCCGGTGGAGAGTGTTTGGGCCGTCCATAACCACGACCACGATCACGAAGATAATCACGATCATGCTCATGAGGATGATGCAGGGAATGAGCAACAACACGCGGACCGGACCCATGAGGAGAAAGGGGATCTCACCGCCCTGCTGGTGCGCTTTGCCTCCCCCATGGCGGCCACCCGCCTGCCCACCATGATCGAGGACGAGACCCCCTGGCAAGCGGCCCGGCCAGCCCATCAAAGTGCCCGCCTGTTTTCCATGATGGGCCCCGCCGTGGACGGCCTCAAACTATTCGCCGGCCTGCTGGTGCTTGCATCGTTATTGGGAGTATTCGCGCTGCTGTATCAAAACCTTCGGGACCGGCGTTATGATCTCGCGGTGATGCGGGCCATGGGTGGTGGCCCGAGTCTGATCTTCCGGCTGACGCTGCTGGAAGGACTGATAATGGTCCTCCTGGGGCTGGCCATGGGACTATTACTGGGCCACCTGGCCACCGGCCTGCTGGGCCAGCTCACGACGGAAGGGCGCGCCTTGATGCTGACTGGCTGGCACTGGGCGGAGGGAGAAACCCGGCTGCTGCTGGCGGTGCTGGGTGCCGGCCTGGTGGTAGCCCTGATTCCTGCGTGGCTGGCCGCCCGCACCCATGTGGCCAACACACTCCGACGAGGTTATTAA
- a CDS encoding DUF3299 domain-containing protein, translated as MHTKPGKNRKTMPLGISEAILLMLLMLTIPPVWAQLSDEEIATEPPPEDATLDDYAHLIPPTPEGAVSWDLLGSTEEEMEVIDGTSYMRPVYPPAVKELDGETIRIKGFIYPMQNQEHMEEFLFTALPPSCPYCLPAGAGYIIETRAADPIRFTWDAVLLEGELQLLEDDPYGLFYRLKDARPVRD; from the coding sequence ATGCATACCAAGCCTGGCAAAAATCGTAAGACCATGCCTCTTGGAATCAGCGAAGCCATTCTCCTGATGCTGCTAATGCTCACCATCCCGCCTGTGTGGGCCCAGCTGAGTGATGAGGAAATCGCCACCGAACCACCGCCGGAGGACGCTACCCTGGATGACTATGCGCACCTGATTCCACCCACGCCCGAAGGGGCGGTGAGCTGGGATTTGCTGGGCAGCACGGAAGAAGAGATGGAGGTCATTGACGGAACCAGTTATATGCGCCCCGTCTATCCCCCGGCTGTAAAGGAACTGGATGGCGAAACCATTCGCATTAAAGGCTTCATCTACCCCATGCAGAATCAGGAGCACATGGAAGAGTTCCTGTTCACCGCCTTGCCACCCAGCTGCCCCTACTGTTTGCCGGCCGGAGCCGGCTACATCATCGAAACCCGGGCCGCCGATCCCATTCGCTTCACCTGGGATGCTGTGCTCCTGGAAGGGGAGCTGCAACTATTGGAGGACGACCCCTACGGGCTCTTCTATCGACTGAAAGATGCGCGGCCAGTGAGGGACTAG
- the folA gene encoding type 3 dihydrofolate reductase, with product MELVLVAAMTRNRVIGRDGGMPWHLPADLAHFKRVTLNHPVVMGRKTFESIGFALPKRRNVVVTRQSDVRFEGTETAGSLDEALERLADEDTVMVIGGGQLYREALPRATVLELTFIDTEVEGDTTFPEWSAEEWRETSREHRPADERNAHNMNFVRLVRRER from the coding sequence ATGGAATTGGTATTGGTGGCGGCCATGACCCGAAATCGGGTGATCGGACGTGACGGGGGCATGCCCTGGCATCTGCCGGCGGACCTGGCGCACTTCAAGCGGGTCACGCTCAATCACCCAGTGGTGATGGGGCGAAAGACCTTTGAATCCATCGGTTTTGCCCTACCCAAGCGACGCAACGTTGTGGTGACCCGGCAGTCCGATGTCCGCTTCGAGGGGACCGAAACGGCCGGGTCCCTGGACGAAGCATTGGAACGATTGGCTGACGAAGACACGGTGATGGTGATTGGTGGTGGTCAGCTTTATCGTGAGGCCCTGCCGCGAGCCACGGTCCTGGAGCTCACCTTTATCGATACCGAGGTGGAGGGTGATACCACTTTTCCTGAATGGTCTGCAGAGGAATGGCGGGAGACGAGCCGAGAACACCGGCCAGCCGATGAGCGCAACGCCCACAACATGAATTTTGTTCGATTGGTCAGGCGGGAACGGTAA
- a CDS encoding TMEM165/GDT1 family protein, translated as MEAFFLSLAAVSLAELGDRTQLLALLLAVKFRKPWAVLAGLGVASLAIHGLSAGVGMSLGQFVDDRILGWIVGVLFIGMGIWVLIPEPAHTDDRPRETGRGAFLTALITFFLMEIGDKTQLTSMAMAAHFEMIIPVLLGASLAMLLVNAPVIWLGHKFADRIPMRTVRVLAALLFIGIGAWVLGDAAFNS; from the coding sequence ATGGAAGCGTTTTTTCTCTCCCTCGCCGCTGTTTCCCTCGCCGAGCTCGGTGACCGCACCCAACTGCTGGCCTTGCTTCTGGCTGTGAAATTTCGCAAGCCCTGGGCGGTTCTGGCCGGACTGGGCGTGGCTTCACTGGCCATTCATGGTTTGTCGGCCGGTGTCGGCATGAGTCTCGGACAATTCGTTGATGACCGTATACTGGGCTGGATTGTGGGTGTGCTGTTTATCGGCATGGGCATTTGGGTTCTGATACCCGAGCCTGCCCATACCGATGACCGGCCAAGGGAAACCGGTCGGGGAGCCTTTCTCACCGCTCTGATTACGTTCTTCCTGATGGAGATCGGGGACAAGACTCAGCTCACCTCCATGGCCATGGCAGCCCATTTTGAAATGATCATTCCGGTGTTGCTGGGTGCCTCGCTGGCCATGCTGCTGGTGAACGCACCGGTTATCTGGCTGGGTCATAAATTTGCCGACCGGATCCCCATGCGAACGGTGCGGGTGCTGGCCGCTCTGCTGTTCATCGGGATCGGTGCCTGGGTGCTGGGTGATGCGGCTTTCAATAGCTAG
- a CDS encoding undecaprenyl-diphosphate phosphatase, whose protein sequence is MALWIAILLGVIQGLFMFIPVSSTAHLVITQHWLIGAGHELPPPDSPEMIFFDLMVHVGTLVSIVVVFYRPLKDFIAGVLHNTWALISQHGQASREMLYLRLALLLLFSVLVTGIIGLSFKFFFERFFANPILVAGTLTITGVLLWWTDKLSRRTVGLRQINTKTAAWIGLAQGLSLIPGLSRSGMTITFALLGGVKRRWAAQYSFFLAIPTILAATLFQGIEVAGAEGLNGISWAALTVGFVTAALVGIAALKLVLALLYRARLRVFSYYLWLLAAAVLFGFVDAGTF, encoded by the coding sequence GTGGCATTGTGGATCGCCATCTTGTTGGGTGTTATTCAGGGCCTGTTCATGTTCATTCCGGTGAGCTCGACGGCCCATTTGGTGATCACCCAGCACTGGCTGATCGGCGCGGGCCACGAGCTGCCGCCTCCAGACAGTCCGGAGATGATCTTCTTCGATCTGATGGTCCATGTGGGCACCCTGGTATCCATTGTGGTGGTCTTTTACCGGCCGCTGAAGGATTTCATTGCCGGTGTGCTCCACAACACCTGGGCTTTAATCAGCCAGCACGGCCAGGCATCCAGGGAGATGCTATACCTGCGCCTGGCCCTGCTGCTGCTGTTCTCGGTATTGGTCACCGGCATCATTGGCCTGAGCTTCAAGTTCTTCTTCGAGCGTTTCTTCGCCAATCCGATTCTGGTGGCGGGCACCCTGACTATCACCGGCGTTTTACTCTGGTGGACGGATAAACTCAGCCGACGGACCGTGGGCCTTCGCCAGATCAATACCAAGACCGCCGCCTGGATCGGCCTGGCCCAGGGCCTTTCCCTGATCCCGGGCCTAAGCCGCAGCGGCATGACCATCACCTTTGCTCTGCTGGGCGGGGTCAAACGCCGCTGGGCGGCCCAGTACAGCTTCTTTCTGGCCATCCCCACCATTCTCGCCGCCACCCTGTTCCAGGGCATCGAAGTGGCCGGCGCTGAAGGTCTCAACGGCATCAGCTGGGCCGCATTGACCGTGGGCTTTGTCACCGCCGCCCTGGTGGGCATCGCCGCCCTGAAACTGGTCCTGGCCCTGCTCTACCGGGCCCGCCTGCGGGTCTTCTCCTACTATCTCTGGCTCCTGGCCGCCGCAGTCCTGTTCGGCTTTGTCGATGCTGGAACCTTTTAA
- the mgtE gene encoding magnesium transporter, with amino-acid sequence MQDNKDLLIEVQELVAQEQWAEAKKLLEEQHVQDISHVIGELDDDVKHRAFKMLDRPLWSEVFAYLEHKLQLSLLDELSQEEGRYILSNMAADDRTAFLERLPEEEMRNLLRLLPPRDVKQALRLLGYPEESVGRLMTPHFVSVRPDWTIAEAMEHIRGQSEEGETVNVIYVTDDGGQLLDMIELKRFILGKPRDTVERIMEDDVVSVTVTEDREEAVHKIQHYDIEALPVADDQGRLVGIVTVDDVLDVAEAESTEDFHKMGSVGVLNLNLNEASPWLLFRKRIGWLLILVFVNMFAGEIIGAYEEAIEGLFVLMTFLPLVVDSGGNAGTQSATLMVRALATGDVKMKDWLKLFGKELGVAAALGSAMAIAVFMVAYFWRADQVMDVSIVIALGMVGVVVVGSLVGMLLPFVLTRFNLDPATASAPLITSIADLAGIAMYFFIAATILGLTV; translated from the coding sequence ATGCAGGACAATAAAGATCTCCTTATTGAAGTGCAGGAACTGGTTGCCCAGGAACAGTGGGCAGAGGCCAAGAAACTGCTGGAAGAGCAACATGTCCAGGACATCAGTCATGTCATTGGTGAGCTGGATGATGATGTGAAGCATCGAGCCTTTAAGATGCTGGACCGCCCCCTGTGGAGCGAGGTTTTTGCCTATCTTGAGCACAAGTTGCAGCTCAGCCTTCTGGATGAGCTAAGCCAGGAAGAAGGTCGCTACATTCTCTCGAATATGGCGGCGGATGACCGAACCGCATTCCTGGAGCGTTTACCGGAAGAAGAGATGCGCAATCTGCTGCGTTTGCTTCCGCCGAGGGATGTGAAACAAGCGCTTCGTCTTCTGGGTTATCCGGAAGAATCCGTTGGCCGTTTGATGACGCCCCATTTCGTCTCCGTCCGGCCCGACTGGACCATTGCTGAGGCCATGGAGCATATCCGGGGCCAGAGTGAGGAAGGTGAAACGGTCAACGTGATCTATGTCACGGATGACGGTGGCCAGCTGCTGGATATGATTGAGCTCAAGCGTTTCATCCTAGGCAAGCCACGGGATACGGTGGAACGCATCATGGAAGATGATGTGGTGAGTGTCACCGTGACCGAGGACCGGGAAGAAGCGGTTCACAAGATTCAGCACTATGACATCGAGGCTTTGCCGGTGGCCGATGACCAGGGTCGCCTGGTGGGTATCGTCACGGTGGATGATGTGTTGGATGTGGCGGAAGCCGAGAGCACCGAGGATTTCCACAAGATGGGGTCGGTGGGGGTGTTGAACCTCAATTTGAATGAGGCCAGTCCCTGGTTACTTTTCCGCAAGCGTATAGGCTGGCTGCTGATTCTGGTTTTCGTCAACATGTTTGCCGGTGAAATTATCGGCGCCTACGAGGAAGCCATTGAAGGCCTCTTCGTGCTGATGACCTTCCTGCCGCTGGTGGTGGATAGTGGCGGTAATGCCGGCACCCAGTCCGCCACGCTCATGGTGAGGGCCCTGGCCACCGGCGACGTGAAGATGAAGGATTGGTTGAAACTGTTCGGTAAAGAGCTGGGTGTGGCCGCCGCCCTGGGTAGTGCCATGGCCATTGCCGTGTTCATGGTGGCCTACTTCTGGCGCGCCGATCAGGTGATGGACGTGTCCATCGTGATCGCCCTGGGTATGGTGGGTGTCGTGGTGGTGGGCTCCCTGGTGGGCATGCTGCTGCCCTTCGTGCTCACCCGCTTTAACCTGGACCCGGCCACGGCCAGTGCCCCGCTGATTACATCCATTGCGGATCTGGCGGGTATTGCGATGTATTTCTTCATCGCCGCAACGATTCTGGGTCTAACGGTCTAG